DNA from Gramella sp. MAR_2010_147:
AACCTTAAGGAAGCACACCGCATTCAGGAATCTGGTAAAAGTATAGGAAAGAATGTGATTGTATTTTAGTAAGCTTGAGCTTTACTAAAAAACTTTTTACTTCTAACGATATTCAGGGTTTTCAAAATTCCATCTCGTGCCATCATCCCATTCCTCACGGGAATTCCCGTAGGCAGGATAGCCTCCCTGATCTTTCAACATTTTTGCCAGATGCATTAAGTTATAGGTCATAAAAGTGGTGTTGCGATTGGTAAATTCTGAATCATAACCTACTGGTGGATCTTTCTTTTCGCCGTTCCATTTAGTATCGCCATAACTTGGGCCGGGCCCTACTTCACCTATCCAGCCTGCATCAGCTTGCGGTGGAATACTGTATCCAAGATGTTGTAGCGCATATAAAATACCCATGGAACAATGTTTTACTCCATCTTCGTTGCCGGTAATTATACAGCCACCAGCTTTGCCATAATAAACATATTGACCTTTTTCATTTTGATAGGCGCTCATGGCATATAGACGTTCAATCAATTTAGAGGCTACAGAAGATCGTTCTCCCAACCAAATTGGGGTACCAATTATAAGAATATCCGCAGCAATTATTTTTTTATAAATTTCTGGCCATTCATCCTTATTATAAGCTTTCTCTGTCATATCTGGCTGTACTCCGGCAGGCACATCATGGTCTATTAATCGAATCACCTCAACCAAAACTCCTTCAGACTCCATGATGTTTTTTGAAACATCTATTAAATTACGAGTGTGACTTTTGGTAGGAGATTTTTTAAGAGTACAATTAACATATACAGCTTTAAGACCACTGAATTTATCTTTCATAATGAATCATTTATCTCCCGTAATTTACGAATACAAGGTTTATATTTAAAATCTCATCCATTTATTTAGACAACTTTAGAAACTTCCTTTATTATTGAAAACCAAAAAACCGGGTGGAATTCTTTCAATATAAACTATCAGGCAAATTAGGGAAGTTTAATTAAGTACCGGAGCTATAGCTTAGATAAACAGATGTTTACAACATCTATTGATAGGAGTATCAAGACAAAAGCAATAATACTGTAAGTTATTTCCCGGGGAATTTTGAGTTTAATGAAGCCATATCCCGTATATGGTTATTAAGAAACAATTTTGGATAAGACCCGAATAAGAGACTCTTGTAATTCATTACTAATAAGAATGTCCGGTTAACCAAATGATTAACCGGGCATTCTATGTCGGGATGGCAGAACGCACACCTTCCTTGTTTTACCTTGTTCTCAGCAGTTTTCTGAGATTTTGATTTATAAAGGTCACCAATTTGGACATTAAACTTTCAAATTTATGGTATAAAATAGATTCGCTTCACGTTTTTGATTCAATTAGAATTATATGGCATTTCTCTTCAGAGGGAATCATGTGGTTTACTCCTTTTTTACAACATAAAAATCACCTTTATTCATGGTAAAGGCTTCTTTATTCTCTATCTCTATTAACAACGAACCTTTGATAATGTAGAACAGTTCGTTTTCACCTGCGTGGTTATGCCAAGATACTTTCTGGCCTAAAATATTAGCAATTTTCATATTTTGATCATTAACCTCTCCTAAGATCTTAGGAGAAAAATGTTCACTTTATGCAAGAAAAGCTTTGGATATACTTGCCATTTTAATCATTGAATAATCTAATCACATTTTCCTTGTAAAACTTCCCGACCGGAATCTTATGATCTGCAATAATTATTTGATTTCCTTCAATACTTCTGATATGATTTAATGCAACTATAAAGGAACGATGTACCTGCATAAAATCGCTTTCAGGTAATTGATATATTAAATTAGCGATAGTTTCTCTGATCGTGATCGTCTCTTCTTTTAAAACTACTTTAGTATAGTTTCCGGAAGCTTCGAAATATAAAATATCATCAACTGCCACCTGAATATGTTTTTTATCGGATCGTAAAAACATACGCTGAATTTTTCCTTTTTTCTGCTGAATGGTCGATTTTTCAGGAGGCTGTGGAAATGCTTTATTCACTGCTTTCAATAGTCTTTCAAATGAAAATGGCTTCAGTAAATAATCCACTATATCCAATTCGTAACCTTCTAATGCGAATTCCTGGTAAGCAGTAGTGACAATAACTTTCGGTTTCTTAGGAAGGGTCCTTAAAAACTGGAATCCTTTCAGCTTGGGCATGTTCAGATCCAGGAAAATTAGGTCAACCTCTGCCGATGTATTCAAAAAATCGAGTGCTTCAATAGCATCATAACAATCTTTCAATAAATTCATATTGGGAAGCATATCGCAATACTTCTTAATGATATCATGCGCTATATGCTCATCATCAACGATGATATAGTTAATTGTCATATTTCTAGAGTTAATTGAGCTTCATGAATGCTTTTTGTAACACCTATTTCCAATCTATGCGTTCTTGGATAAACCAGTTCTAAACGGCGCTTCAGGTTTTTAAGTCCTATCCCAGGCTTTTCAGTAATTTCTTCTGTATCAAAGTTATTTTCTACCTCAAAATTAATTTCAGAATCATTTGCTTCTAATTTAATATGAACAAAGGCATCCTTTCTCAGATTTTCCACACCGTGTTTGAAAGCATTTTCCAGTAAAATTATAAAAAGTAATGGCATAACCTTTTTACTCCTGTCAGTCACATGGATACTAAACCGGATATCAATGCTTTTATGGTAACGCATTTTATGAAGTTCAAGATAATTTTCCAAATAAGTTATTTCTTCATCAAGTGTCACCCAATCATTGCCACCTTCATATATGCTATAGCGCATCATTTCGGAAAGCTTTAATATTAACTTCTGTGCTTTTACAGTATCCTGCTCAACCAGGCCGTATAAATTATTCAAGGTATTGAAAAAAAAATGTGGGTTTACCTGACTTTTCAGGTGCAGCAGCTCCACCTCTTTCTTCTCTTTCTTTAGTGTAATAATAGATTTTGTCTGAATAAACAACCAGCGAATAACCTCAACGCCCATTAGTAAAAAGAAAAACAGGCTAAAAATAATTAATGAGTCGGTTTCTCCAAACGCATCATTAAAAATCAAGATTAGAATAGTTGTACCAATGTAAAAGGTAGGTTTTATCCAACGGGGAATTTGAATTTTAAACAGTCTTTGGATAAGGCTCATCCCGCGAAAATAGATAATGCCTAAAATTTTCTACACTTTTTGGGATAGAAATATCATTTTTCGGGGTGGAATGACCTGACACATAGCCAAATTCTCTGATTTCTGTGAAATTTGATGTTTATCACATTTCTCAATGTGTCTATACCAAAAATTTAATTTATGGTTTTTCCCTCTATAGTTTTAAGCAAAATTGACAAAACATGGATAAATTAATCATCACAGATCTTTCAAAAACATATGATAATGGCGTTAAAGCCCTTGTGAATGTATCCTTGACCATCCCCAAAGGAATGTTTGGGTTACTAGGACCAAACGGTGCAGGAAAATCTACATTCATGCGTACGATAGCCACCCTTCAGGATCCAGATACCGGGAGTATTTCTCTTGGAGAAATAGACATTCTTCAGAATAAAAATGAGCTTAGAAAAGTGTTAGGCTATTTGCCACAGGAGTTTGGTCTATACCCTCGACTGTCACCCGTGATGTTATTAAACCATTTGGCAATTCTTAAAGGTATTACCAATTCAAAAGAACGAAAAGCTATCGTAGATTCTTTACTACAGAAGGTAAATCTTTATGACGTGCGAGAACAAAAACTCGGAAGCTTTTCCGGAGGTATGAAACAAAGATTTGGGATCGCACAGGCGCTTTTAAACAAACCGAAACTTTTAATTGTGGACGAACCAACTGCAGGGTTAGATCCAGTAGAGCGCAACCGATTTTATAATCTCCTTAGCGAAATCGCCGAAAATACCATTGTGATTCTATCCACACACATAGTAGATGATATAAAAAACCTTTGTGCTAATATGGCAATTATAGATCAAGGGCAGGTGCTTTTAAAAGCAAAACCTCTTGAAGCCATAGAAACTGTAAAAGGAAAGGTTTGGGAAAAGTATGTCAATAAGGATGAGATAGAAAAATACAAAAAGCACTTTAATGTCATTTCCGAAAGGTTCGTAACTGGTAAACCTGTAATACGAGTGTTTAGTGAAAATCTTCCCGGTGCTAACTTTCACATGATCGAAGCAGATCTGGAAGACGTGTATTTTTCTCAACTATCCAAAAATGCCACAACTACTGAAGCTGCTCTGGCTTAATGAGTTATCAAATTTAACTAACACTAAATAAAATTCAATGTGGTACGAAATATTCAAATTTGAAATTAATTACAGGTTAAACCGATGGGATACTTACCTGTTCTTCATATTTCTATTCTTGTTTTCTCTCTTTGGAGTTGAATTTATTTTTCAGGGAATAGATCTGGGTCTGGTTAAAAAAAATTCTCCTATTGTAATAGCAAAAACTATGGGAGCAGTAACTGGATTATCTATGCTCTTTGTTTCCATGATTATGGGTGTGCCGGTTTTACGTGACTTTCAGTATAATATTGCCTCTCTAATCTACGTGAATCCAATTTCAAAAAAAGACTATTTCCTTGGTCGCTACCTGGGTTCGATGGTCGTTTTACTATTTATATTTAGTGCTGTTCTTTTGGGGATGGTTTTAAGTGAGTTCATGCCCTGGGTGAGTGCAAACGAAAATTTAGCGTTCCAGTTTGCCAATTATCTGCAACCATTTCTCTGGATTGCCATACCTATCCTTTTATTTGGAGCTTCTCTGTTCTTTGTTTCGGGAGCCCTGACTAAAAAATTATTAGTGGTTTACACGCAGGGAATATTTGTATTTGTAATATTCCTGCTAACAAAAGCTGTTACTAACGATCAACTTCAGGCTTTACTGGATCCTTTTTCTTTGACTACACTAAGTCTGAGTACAGAAAAATGGACTGCTATTCAAAGAAACACCAATCTTATTCCCTTTACTGGTGCAATACTTTATAACAAATTATTCTGGGGCTTTTTAAGCCTTGCCATTCTTTTTTATGGGTATTGGAAATTCAAGTTAACAACGTTTTCATCTGGAAAGAGAAAGTCTGAAATTAAAAAGGACACCATTCACGATTCTATTAAAAAAGTCTTAATCGAAGAGTGGCCCGCTGTGCATCCAAATTATGGGATAAAAGGCCAGCTCATTCAGTTTTTACAAAGTGCCTGGTTTCATGCCAGGTTCATATTCAAGGAAATATCTTTTTGGGCTATTGTGTTCTGTAGTTTAATTATTATCATAATAAATTCAGTAAATCTTGGAACCACTCATGGTGTCGACAGTTTTCCAACCACTTATCTTATCATTGAAGAGTTACAGGGTATGTCCATTTACTTTTTCGCACTCATTCTTCTGTTTTACACAGGCGAGTTGATCTGGAAAGAAAAAGAAGTCAAAATAGATCTGATATACGGTGCTACTTCAGTAAGCAATTTTATAGATCTCGGCAGTAAATTTCTTGGACTTATATTGATCTATATTACGCTGATTTTAGCATTGATTGTAGGCGGAATAGGTTTCCAAACCTTCAGTGGATATTATCATTATGAATTAGATCTTTATTTTAATGGCTTTTTTCTGGAAATTCTCCCGTTTCTTATACTCTATACATTCATATCTTTTTTCTTACACATAGTTACAGGAAAAAAGTTTTTAGGAATTTTAGTGACACTTGTTTTCTTTATCATAAATATTGCCATTGGTATTTTTGGCATTGAGCATGTTTTAGTCAATTTTGGAGGAAATGCATTAGCGAGCTATTCAGATATGAATAGATATGGACATTTTCTATTTCCATTTCTTATAGTAAAAGCCTACTGGTTTTTCTTCGGAATTTTATTGTTTCTAATAACGGTAATTTTAATGGAAAGAGGTTCAGAAACCAGTTTGAGTCAAAGATTAAAAAGATTTAATTTCAGAATTGCTAGCAAAAATCTCATTACCGCAACAAGTGTTTTCCTTATACTTTTTATAGCAACGGGGATATTTATTTTTTATAATACTAATATTCTGAATCAGTTTCTAACAAGAAACGAGAAAAATGATTTCAGAGCAGCTTATGAAACCAATCTTCGACAGTTTGAATATCTTCCGCAGCCGAAGATTACAGATGCGAAATTAAAAGTTGAATTATATCCTTCAGAAAGATCTTATAACGCAGAAGGTTATTTTATTCTGAAAAATAAAAATGACAAACCCATTCAACAAATTCATATACAAAACCATCCTGATAATTCTTTAAGATTATCTGAAGTTAAATTTGATCGTAATGCAAGTCTGAACGATCACTTTATGGAGTTTGGCTATCACATTTTTGAGTTGGATAAGCCCTTGCTAAAAGGAGATTCAATTAAAATGAACTTCAAGCAAACTTTAAAACCAAATGGTTTTGAAATAGGTGGTGCAGACTTTAATGTCCTGCATAATGGAACTTTTTTCGAAAACTCTATGCTTCCAACATTGAGCTATAATCGAGATTACGAAATAGATGAAGATGACTTAAGAGCTGAATATAACCTCCCAAAAAGAATGAATAAAGCGAATCGAAATCATTTTCGGGAACTTAAGAATGCAAGAACAGGCAGTGATTCAGACGGTCTTACATTAGAAATGATAATCGGAACAGAAGGAAATCAGACCGCTATCACTTCCGGAGATCTAATTTCAGAGTGGAAAACTGATGATCGTAATTATTTCCATTATAAGACGAATCAGCCTATCATCAATTTTTATCCGATTGTTTCAGCAAATTATCAGACTTTAAAAGCAAAATATCAGCCTGCAGGAAATAATAAGCCGGTTGATCTGGAAATTTATCATCACAAATCACACAAGTATAATCTGGAAAGCATGATGCAAGGCATGAAAAAATCTCTGGATTACTACAGTGTTCATTTTAGCCCTTATCAATACAATCAATTACGAATAGTTGAATTTCCTCGATACCGGCAGTTCGCTCAATCATTCCCCAGTACAATCCCGTTTTCCGAGGCACTTGGATTCATTTTGGATATTCAGGAAGAGAATATAGATATGGTTTTTTATATCACAGCACATGAAGTTGCACATCAATGGTGGGGGCTGCAATTGGAAGCTGCAAATGTAAAAGGTCGAAATATGATTTTAGAAACTTTGTCTCAATATTCAGCCATGATGGTTTTAAAACAAACATATGGAGAAGATCAGGTTGAAAAGTTCCTTAAGAATCAACTTGATGATTACCTGGAAGGAAAACGAAAATTTAAAAAAGAGGAAGTACCTCTTTCATTAGTTGAAAATGAAGATCATATCTATTATGCAAAAGGGGCGATAAATATGTATGCATTACAAAAGGCTATTGGTGAAGAAAATGTCAATATCGCTTTAAGGAATTTTCTAAATGACTGGCATACTTTTAACAATCCTACAAAACTTGATCGGTATTCGACAACTGAAGATTTACTTGAATATTTCAGGCAACAAACTCCTGATAGTATGCGATATTTAATTACAGACTTGTTTGAAAAAGTCACTCCCGTAGATTTACAAAATTGATTTTCATAAATTTTAGTTCACGATAAATAATTCATTTGTATTGCATTTTAACCAAACATATTTCTTTATATAAATTGTGTTGGTTAGACTAATGGAGGGATAGCAAGTGTAAGCTTTACTAGCTTTTGGGATAAGGACGATTCCAAAGGTCACCGAATCAGACTCATTTTATATGATTTCACATCAAATTTAATGAGTACCCAAAAACAAAAAACCCGGTTAATCATATGATTAACCGGGTTTTTTAAGTCGGGGTGGCAGGATTCGAACCTGCGACCTCCTGCTCCCAAAGCAGGCGCGATGACCGGGCTACGCTACACCCCGAAATGGCATTTCAACCATAATTGGGCGGCAAATATAAGAATTATTAACCTCTCACAATGAAAACTTTTAATTTTTTATATCTTAGTTTACTTAATATGTTTAAGACCCTTAATATTGTTGCTATGAAAAGAATTTTATTTATAACGGTCATCGCTCTAGGTCTAATTGCCTGCGGTGAAAATGGAAAAGAGGCAGATACCGCACAGGTAGATGAAAATGCCGAAGAGACAGCAGAAGAACAAACGCAGGAACCTGCTGAAGTGCCAGACCCTATTGACGCCGAAAGTTCAAACAAATATAGTTTTGAAATGGTTGTAGAAGGATTAAAGATTCCATGGGGCTTTACTTTCCTGCCAGATGGTAGCATGCTCATCACAGAAAAAAAGGGTGAAATCATTCATTATAAAGATGGTAAAAAAACCTCTGTTCAGGGAGTACCGGAAGTCTATGATCGTGGTCAGGGCGGACTATTAGACATAGTGCTTCATCCAGATTATGAATCTAACGGATGGATCTATTTTACCTATGCTTCTAAAGAAGGTGAAGGGAATGGCGGAAATACAGCTTTAATGAGAGCAAAATTGAGTGAAAATCAGTTAACCAATAAGGAAACTCTTTATAAGGCATCTCCAAATACGAGCAAAGGTCAGCATTTTGGATCAAGGATCGCTTTTGATAAAAACGGATATTTATATTTTAGTATTGGTGAACGCGGTGAACGTGATGTGAATCCACAGGATATTTCCCGGGATAATGGTAAGGTTTATAGATTGAACGACGATGGCAGTGTGCCATCAGATAATCCGTTCATAGGCCAGGAAAATGCTGTGGAAGCGATTTACTCTTATGGTCACCGTAACCCACAGGGTATGATTCTTAATCCTGAAACAGGAGAGATATGGGTTCACGAGCATGGTCCAAAAGGAGGAGATGAAATTAATGTGGTGAAGAAAGGTGCAAATTACGGTTGGCCGGTAGTAACCTACGGTGAAAATTACAGCGGTACTTCTATAACCGATGAAAGATCCAGACCTAATATGGAAGATCCTATTTTCTACTGGTTACCTTCTATTGCCCCTAGCGGATTTGCCTTTGTTACTTCAGATAAATTTCCTGAATTGAAAGGAAATCTCTTAGTGGGATCACTTAAATTTCAATATCTGGAACTTTTAGAACTTAACGGTAAAAAGATCAGTAAAAGAATTAAATTGCTGGAAGACTCCGGCAGAATGAGAGATGTAAAGCAAGGACCAGACGGAAACATTTATATTGCCGTTGAAGGGAAAGGAATCGCCAAATTAATCAAAAACCAATAAAATGAAAAAACTGCTATTTGTATTTGGATTGGCAACAGCTATGGTAGCTTGCAAATCTGATAAAAAAGAAAAAGACGCTGAAGAAGAATCTTACGTCATTCCGGCTTCAGAAAAATCAAGTGAAAAATCTCCGCTTACCGCGAGTGTCGAACGTGGAAAAATTATTTATAATGATCTATGTGTAACCTGTCATCTCCCCACCGGAAAAGGAATTGCCGGTACCTACCCTCCAGTTGACGGTTCCAACTGGCTTACTGAAAAAAGAGAAGAGAGTATTAGAGGTGTGAAATACGGCATGCAGGGTCCAATAGAAGTGAATGGTGAAAAATATGATAATATTATGACACCAATGGGTTTAAGTGATAAAGAAGTGGCAGATGCAATGAATTATGTGATGAATTCCTGGAGTAATAACATTGATGAAATGGTTACTGAAGAAGAGGTAGCTGCAATCCAGGAAAAAGAAGAATAAGAGCTTTAAATTGAATTTTTTAGAACCGGATCTATATAGATCCGGTTTTTTTATTTTACGAGAATTCAGTTTTCATCAAATTGATAAGAAATTCATCAAAAACTTTTTAAAAACTAGTATTACCTTTGCGCAAATTTCAACTCTATGCTTATAATTGGTATTGCCGGGGGAAC
Protein-coding regions in this window:
- a CDS encoding histidine kinase; translation: MSLIQRLFKIQIPRWIKPTFYIGTTILILIFNDAFGETDSLIIFSLFFFLLMGVEVIRWLFIQTKSIITLKKEKKEVELLHLKSQVNPHFFFNTLNNLYGLVEQDTVKAQKLILKLSEMMRYSIYEGGNDWVTLDEEITYLENYLELHKMRYHKSIDIRFSIHVTDRSKKVMPLLFIILLENAFKHGVENLRKDAFVHIKLEANDSEINFEVENNFDTEEITEKPGIGLKNLKRRLELVYPRTHRLEIGVTKSIHEAQLTLEI
- a CDS encoding ABC transporter ATP-binding protein, producing MDKLIITDLSKTYDNGVKALVNVSLTIPKGMFGLLGPNGAGKSTFMRTIATLQDPDTGSISLGEIDILQNKNELRKVLGYLPQEFGLYPRLSPVMLLNHLAILKGITNSKERKAIVDSLLQKVNLYDVREQKLGSFSGGMKQRFGIAQALLNKPKLLIVDEPTAGLDPVERNRFYNLLSEIAENTIVILSTHIVDDIKNLCANMAIIDQGQVLLKAKPLEAIETVKGKVWEKYVNKDEIEKYKKHFNVISERFVTGKPVIRVFSENLPGANFHMIEADLEDVYFSQLSKNATTTEAALA
- a CDS encoding cupin domain-containing protein; the protein is MKIANILGQKVSWHNHAGENELFYIIKGSLLIEIENKEAFTMNKGDFYVVKKE
- a CDS encoding PQQ-dependent sugar dehydrogenase; this encodes MKRILFITVIALGLIACGENGKEADTAQVDENAEETAEEQTQEPAEVPDPIDAESSNKYSFEMVVEGLKIPWGFTFLPDGSMLITEKKGEIIHYKDGKKTSVQGVPEVYDRGQGGLLDIVLHPDYESNGWIYFTYASKEGEGNGGNTALMRAKLSENQLTNKETLYKASPNTSKGQHFGSRIAFDKNGYLYFSIGERGERDVNPQDISRDNGKVYRLNDDGSVPSDNPFIGQENAVEAIYSYGHRNPQGMILNPETGEIWVHEHGPKGGDEINVVKKGANYGWPVVTYGENYSGTSITDERSRPNMEDPIFYWLPSIAPSGFAFVTSDKFPELKGNLLVGSLKFQYLELLELNGKKISKRIKLLEDSGRMRDVKQGPDGNIYIAVEGKGIAKLIKNQ
- a CDS encoding cytochrome c, which produces MKKLLFVFGLATAMVACKSDKKEKDAEEESYVIPASEKSSEKSPLTASVERGKIIYNDLCVTCHLPTGKGIAGTYPPVDGSNWLTEKREESIRGVKYGMQGPIEVNGEKYDNIMTPMGLSDKEVADAMNYVMNSWSNNIDEMVTEEEVAAIQEKEE
- a CDS encoding flavodoxin family protein, producing MKDKFSGLKAVYVNCTLKKSPTKSHTRNLIDVSKNIMESEGVLVEVIRLIDHDVPAGVQPDMTEKAYNKDEWPEIYKKIIAADILIIGTPIWLGERSSVASKLIERLYAMSAYQNEKGQYVYYGKAGGCIITGNEDGVKHCSMGILYALQHLGYSIPPQADAGWIGEVGPGPSYGDTKWNGEKKDPPVGYDSEFTNRNTTFMTYNLMHLAKMLKDQGGYPAYGNSREEWDDGTRWNFENPEYR
- a CDS encoding M1 family aminopeptidase, encoding MWYEIFKFEINYRLNRWDTYLFFIFLFLFSLFGVEFIFQGIDLGLVKKNSPIVIAKTMGAVTGLSMLFVSMIMGVPVLRDFQYNIASLIYVNPISKKDYFLGRYLGSMVVLLFIFSAVLLGMVLSEFMPWVSANENLAFQFANYLQPFLWIAIPILLFGASLFFVSGALTKKLLVVYTQGIFVFVIFLLTKAVTNDQLQALLDPFSLTTLSLSTEKWTAIQRNTNLIPFTGAILYNKLFWGFLSLAILFYGYWKFKLTTFSSGKRKSEIKKDTIHDSIKKVLIEEWPAVHPNYGIKGQLIQFLQSAWFHARFIFKEISFWAIVFCSLIIIIINSVNLGTTHGVDSFPTTYLIIEELQGMSIYFFALILLFYTGELIWKEKEVKIDLIYGATSVSNFIDLGSKFLGLILIYITLILALIVGGIGFQTFSGYYHYELDLYFNGFFLEILPFLILYTFISFFLHIVTGKKFLGILVTLVFFIINIAIGIFGIEHVLVNFGGNALASYSDMNRYGHFLFPFLIVKAYWFFFGILLFLITVILMERGSETSLSQRLKRFNFRIASKNLITATSVFLILFIATGIFIFYNTNILNQFLTRNEKNDFRAAYETNLRQFEYLPQPKITDAKLKVELYPSERSYNAEGYFILKNKNDKPIQQIHIQNHPDNSLRLSEVKFDRNASLNDHFMEFGYHIFELDKPLLKGDSIKMNFKQTLKPNGFEIGGADFNVLHNGTFFENSMLPTLSYNRDYEIDEDDLRAEYNLPKRMNKANRNHFRELKNARTGSDSDGLTLEMIIGTEGNQTAITSGDLISEWKTDDRNYFHYKTNQPIINFYPIVSANYQTLKAKYQPAGNNKPVDLEIYHHKSHKYNLESMMQGMKKSLDYYSVHFSPYQYNQLRIVEFPRYRQFAQSFPSTIPFSEALGFILDIQEENIDMVFYITAHEVAHQWWGLQLEAANVKGRNMILETLSQYSAMMVLKQTYGEDQVEKFLKNQLDDYLEGKRKFKKEEVPLSLVENEDHIYYAKGAINMYALQKAIGEENVNIALRNFLNDWHTFNNPTKLDRYSTTEDLLEYFRQQTPDSMRYLITDLFEKVTPVDLQN
- a CDS encoding LytTR family DNA-binding domain-containing protein, which codes for MTINYIIVDDEHIAHDIIKKYCDMLPNMNLLKDCYDAIEALDFLNTSAEVDLIFLDLNMPKLKGFQFLRTLPKKPKVIVTTAYQEFALEGYELDIVDYLLKPFSFERLLKAVNKAFPQPPEKSTIQQKKGKIQRMFLRSDKKHIQVAVDDILYFEASGNYTKVVLKEETITIRETIANLIYQLPESDFMQVHRSFIVALNHIRSIEGNQIIIADHKIPVGKFYKENVIRLFND